In a genomic window of Glycine max cultivar Williams 82 chromosome 13, Glycine_max_v4.0, whole genome shotgun sequence:
- the LOC102659367 gene encoding WRKY DNA-binding transcription factor 70 isoform X2 — protein sequence MENQPSNGKRAMEEELIKGCETANQLLEVLVHKSNTTHEDVELEGSVQPLVEDLVRKVLCSFTNTLLLLNTNNINDVSKYTIKDAPSSVKCPETQGTDEACKSFFHAEKRRGCYKRNAPTWETNSSILLEDGYAWRKYGQKITLNAKYLRSYYRCTHKYDQGCPATKQVQRTQEDPPLYRTTYYGHHNCKSSLSPEIMMEPAFSSGSSMILSFTSTLTSKEGYPFSSSLSSSTKLEPMEVIQDDHIVQNQLSSSDYLLLSDYGLDFNY from the exons ATGGAGAATCAGCCTTCAAATGGAAAAAGGGCAATGGAAGAAGAGCTGATCAAAGGGTGTGAGACAGCAAACCAGTTACTTGAAGTACTTGTTCATAAATCCAACACTACTCATGAAGATGTAGAACTAGAAGGGTCAGTGCAACCTTTGGTTGAAGATCTTGTGCGCAAGGTGTTGTGTTCATTCACAAATACCCTTTTGCTATTGAacactaataatattaatgatgtcTCCAAATACACTATCAAAGATGCCCCTTCGTCCGTGAAATGTCCAGAGACTCAGGGTACGGATGAGGCTTGCAAGAGTTTCTTCCACGCTGAAAAACGAAGAGGGTGCTACAAGAGAAA TGCACCAACATGGGAGACGAACAGCTCAATTCTGCTGGAAGATGGCTATGCATGGAGAAAATATGGACAAAAGATAACACTGAATGCAAAATACCTCAG GAGCTACTACAGATGCACTCACAAGTATGATCAGGGTTGTCCAGCAACCAAACAGGTTCAGAGAACTCAAGAGGACCCTCCATTGTACCGGACAACATATTATGGACATCACAATTGCAAAAGCTCTTTAAGTCCTGAGATAATGATGGAACCAGCTTTTTCTTCTGGCTCTTCTATGATCCTTAGCTTCACTAGCACCCTCACAAGCAAAGAAGGATACCCATTTTCATCATCACTTTCTTCATCCACAAAACTGGAGCCTATGGAAGTGATTCAGGATGACCATATCGTTCAGAACCAATTATCCTCATCAGATTACCTCCTGTTATCTGACTATGGACTTGATTTCAATTATTAG
- the LOC102659367 gene encoding WRKY DNA-binding transcription factor 70 isoform X1 — protein sequence MENQPSNGKRAMEEELIKGCETANQLLEVLVHKSNTTHEDVELEGSVQPLVEDLVRKVLCSFTNTLLLLNTNNINDVSKYTIKDAPSSVKCPETQGTDEACKSFFHAEKRRGCYKRKSSAPTWETNSSILLEDGYAWRKYGQKITLNAKYLRSYYRCTHKYDQGCPATKQVQRTQEDPPLYRTTYYGHHNCKSSLSPEIMMEPAFSSGSSMILSFTSTLTSKEGYPFSSSLSSSTKLEPMEVIQDDHIVQNQLSSSDYLLLSDYGLDFNY from the exons ATGGAGAATCAGCCTTCAAATGGAAAAAGGGCAATGGAAGAAGAGCTGATCAAAGGGTGTGAGACAGCAAACCAGTTACTTGAAGTACTTGTTCATAAATCCAACACTACTCATGAAGATGTAGAACTAGAAGGGTCAGTGCAACCTTTGGTTGAAGATCTTGTGCGCAAGGTGTTGTGTTCATTCACAAATACCCTTTTGCTATTGAacactaataatattaatgatgtcTCCAAATACACTATCAAAGATGCCCCTTCGTCCGTGAAATGTCCAGAGACTCAGGGTACGGATGAGGCTTGCAAGAGTTTCTTCCACGCTGAAAAACGAAGAGGGTGCTACAAGAGAAA ATCAAGTGCACCAACATGGGAGACGAACAGCTCAATTCTGCTGGAAGATGGCTATGCATGGAGAAAATATGGACAAAAGATAACACTGAATGCAAAATACCTCAG GAGCTACTACAGATGCACTCACAAGTATGATCAGGGTTGTCCAGCAACCAAACAGGTTCAGAGAACTCAAGAGGACCCTCCATTGTACCGGACAACATATTATGGACATCACAATTGCAAAAGCTCTTTAAGTCCTGAGATAATGATGGAACCAGCTTTTTCTTCTGGCTCTTCTATGATCCTTAGCTTCACTAGCACCCTCACAAGCAAAGAAGGATACCCATTTTCATCATCACTTTCTTCATCCACAAAACTGGAGCCTATGGAAGTGATTCAGGATGACCATATCGTTCAGAACCAATTATCCTCATCAGATTACCTCCTGTTATCTGACTATGGACTTGATTTCAATTATTAG
- the GH gene encoding gamma-glutamyl hydrolase precursor: MPNDSVLSLFFFVTLFTCLLSATSHDDHIFLPSQLHDDDSVSCTATDPSLNYKPVIGILTHPGDGASGRLSNATGVSYIAASYVKFVESGGARVIPLIYNESPENLNKKLDLVNGVLFTGGWAVSGPYLDTLGNIFKKALEKNDAGDHFPVIAFNLGGNLVIRIVSEQTDILEPFTASSLPSSLVLWKEANAKGSLFQRFPSDLLTQLKTDCLVLHNHRYAISPRKLQYNTKLSDFFEILATSEDRDGKTFVSTARGRKYPVTVNLWQPEKNAFEWATSLKAPHTEDAIRVTQSTANFFISEARKSTNTPDAQKVRDNLIYNYKPTFGGTAGKGYDQVYLFE; this comes from the exons ATGCCAAACGACAGCGTTCTGAGTCTTTTCTTCTTCGTTACCCTCTTCACATGCCTTCTCTCTGCTACTTCCCACGATGACCATATTTTCCTACCGAGTCAACTCCATGACGATGACTCAGTGAGTTGCACTGCAACCGACCCAAGCCTTAACTACAAGCCGGTGATCGGAATCCTGACCCACCCCGGCGACGGTGCCTCTGGCCGGCTCAGCAACGCCACCGGGGTTTCTTACATCGCCGCCTCCTACGTTAAATTCGTGGAGTCCGGTGGTGCTAGAGTTATTCCCCTTATCTACAATGAGTCACCTGAGAACCTTAACAAG AAGCTCGATTTGGTCAATGGAGTGCTCTTCACTGGTGGGTGGGCTGTTTCTGGTCCATATTTGGATACTCTTGGAAACATTTTTAAG AAAGCTTTAGAGAAAAATGATGCTGGAGACCATTTCCCAGTAATTGCCTTCAACTTAGGTGGAAACCTCGTAATAAGGATCGTAAGCGAG CAAACTGATATTCTTGAACCATTTACTGCGTCGAGTTTGCCAAGTTCTCTTGTATTGTGGAAGGAAGCAAATGCTAAAGGAAGTCTATTTCAAAG ATTTCCTTCAGATTTGTTGACACAGCTGAAGACAGATTGTCTCGTCCTGCACAATCATCGT TATGCCATATCCCCACGCAAGCTTCAATATAATACCAAGTTATCTGACTTTTTTGAGATTCTGGCAACATCTGAGGATAGAGATGGAAag ACTTTCGTTTCCACAGCACGTGGTAGGAAATATCCCGTGACTGTCAACCTATGGCAACCAGAG AAAAATGCTTTTGAATGGGCTACATCTTTGAAAGCCCCTCACACAGAGGATGCAATTCGGGTTACTCAGTCCACAGCAAACTTTTTCATAAG TGAAGCTAGGAAATCCACAAACACACCTGATGCTCAAAAAGTGCGAGATAATCTCATCTACAATTACAAACCTACTTTTGGTGGAACGGCTGG GAAAGGATATGATCAAGTGTATCTCTTTGAATAA
- the LOC100796947 gene encoding gamma-glutamyl hydrolase 2, whose amino-acid sequence MSSDAVWVLFHLAFFSQCLPSAWAHSAILLPGQLARDSPQSCPAPDPNLYYKPVIGIVSHPGDGASGRLSNATGASYIAASYVKFVEAAGARVVPLIYTEPPEKLLKKLELVNGVLFTGGWAKSGLYFETVTKIFKKILEKNDAGDHFPLFATCLGFELITMIISQDNNILEEFSASNQASTLQFVENANIGESVFQRFPPELLGKMSTDCLVMQNHRYGISPGKLLNNPKLSSFFEILTTCTDEDDKVYVSTVRSQNYPVTGFQWHPEKNAFEWGSPRIPHTEDAIQITQYVANFLVSEARKSLNRPVAQELLDNLIYNYSPTYCGKAGKGYDEVYIFAQA is encoded by the exons ATGTCAAGCGACGCCGTTTGGGTCCTCTTCCACCTCGCCTTCTTCTCCCAATGCCTTCCCTCCGCCTGGGCCCACTCGGCGATCCTCCTCCCGGGTCAACTCGCCCGTGACTCACCGCAGAGCTGCCCCGCCCCTGACCCCAACCTCTACTACAAGCCAGTCATCGGAATCGTCAGCCATCCCGGCGACGGCGCCTCCGGCCGCCTCAGCAACGCCACCGGCGCCTCCTACATCGCCGCCTCCTATGTCAAATTCGTTGAGGCCGCCGGCGCCCGTGTCGTTCCCCTCATCTATACCGAGCCTCCGGAGAAGCTTCTCAAG AAGCTCGAATTGGTAAATGGGGTTCTCTTCACTGGTGGATGGGCTAAAAGTGGTTTATATTTTGAAACtgtcacaaaaatatttaag AAAATTTTAGAGAAGAATGATGCTGGAGATCATTTCCCATTATTTGCCACCTGCTTAGGCTTTGAACTCATAACGATGATCATAAGCCAG gacaataatattcTTGAAGAGTTTAGTGCATCAAATCAGGCAAGTACTCTTCAATTTGTGGAGAATGCAAATATCGGAGAAAGTGTCTTTCAAAG ATTTCCTCCAGAGTTGTTAGGGAAGATGAGTACAGATTGTCTTGTCATGCAAAACCATCGT TATGGCATATCCCCTGGAAAGCTTCTGAATAATCCAAAGTTGTCTAGTTTTTTTGAGATCTTGACAACTTGCACAGATGAAGATGATAAG GTTTATGTTTCCACTGTACGTTCTCAAAACTATCCTGTGACTGGCTTCCAATGGCATCCAGAG AAAAATGCCTTTGAATGGGGTTCACCAAGAATTCCACACACGGAGGATGCCATTCAGATAACCCAGTATGTTGCAAATTTTTTGGTCAG TGAAGCTAGGAAATCCTTAAACAGACCAGTTGCTCAAGAGTTGCTAGACAATCTCATTTACAATTACAGTCCAACTTATTGTGGGAAGGCTGG GAAAGGATATGATGAAGTTTATATATTTGCGCAAGCCTGA